CTGGCAGCCGTCATCGCGTCGTTCGTCCTCGGACTCGGCGACCAGACACAGACGACTCCGACCGCGAGCTTCAGCTTCGACTACGATGCTGACGACAATGAAGTCGCCATCACCCACGACGGTGGTGACCCTATCGCAGCATCCGAGCTGTATGTCCGCGGTACGACTGATAGTGGTAGTGGCGGTACAGATCTCTCAGGAGACAATGGTAACTGGAAATCAGGTAATCCTAGTGGTGCCGTCTCTGGATCGAACTCTGAGGTAGTTGCAGGAGACAGTGCGACAGTAGATATCGAGGATGGTTTCCAAGCGTGGGAACTTAATGTCGTCTACATCTCGGACGAAGGCGATAGTTCCACTACGCTGTCCTCGGACAGCGGCTCCAACGCCTAACGACCGCGCTCTTTCCTCCATTTTTTCGACCGGTGAGCGACGGCGCTGTCCACGACAGCTTTATTTCCCGTGTCGCACTGCCGTGATACGATGGACGTAGACCGGGCCGTCGTCTGGGGAGTCGTCGGGCTCGTCGTGGTGACGACGCTCGTCTCCGGGCCGCTTGTGGGGGCCGTCGATCTGACGAGCGAGGCCGAGACGCCCGCGTACGGTTCGGGATCGGTCACGGTCGAGTCGGCGTCGCTGCCAGAGCGGGCGACGCTGACGGCGGGGCGGTTCGGAGCCGGCGAGTACACGCTCCGGGTGCCCGACGCGACCGTGGCGATCACCGCCGTCGAGGGCCGGCCGTTGCTCGTCTACCGGCTGGAGATCGACGAGCGCGGGTACACGCGGTCGACGACGCACTTCCTCTCGACGGAGAGCGTCGGCTCGTACACGGCGTCGATGTCCGACGACACGTTCCCGCCGGACACGGTCAACCGGACGAGCTACGAGGGCCGCCTGCAGGTGGTCGTGCGCGCGAACGACACCAGCCGGGTCGTCGCCGAGCGCTCGACGACGGTGGAGGTGATCGAGTGATCGACCGCGAGTCGAGGACGCGCGTTGGCGGGCTGTCCTCCCGGTTCCTCTTTGGCGACCGCGTCGGGCTACTCGTCTTTCTCGGGAGCCTCTGTCTGTTTCTGGCGCTGTGGCGCACGGCCTTTCTGATCAACGATACCTACACGATCGCCAACGGGCTGGCCGCCGTCGCCGACGGCAATATCGCGCTGACGGACCCGGAGTACGGCTCGCTCCGGTCGCCGGGGACGAACTTCTACGACGGTTCGACGTACTCGCGCAACTACGGCGTGATCGTCCTCGCGCTGCCGTTCCTCGCTGCCCTCCGCGGGATCGAGGCCGTCGCCGACCTCCCCGTCGCGCTGGTGGCGGTGTGGTCGCTGCTGGTGTACGGAACGATCCTCGTCGCCGGCCGGCAGTTCGGCCGCGAGCGCCTCGCACGGCTCGGCGGCGGCTGCGTCGTCGCCGCGGTGTTCCTGCTCAACGTCGCGCTGGTCCGGCCGATCGATCCGGTCCCACACCACCAGCTCGCCTTGCAGTTGGGACACGCGACTGGCGGTGCCTTCGTCGGCACGCTCGCGTATCGCCTCGTTTCGTTCACCGACGGTCGACGGCGTGGCGTCGTCGCCGCCGTCGCAGTCGTGGGTGGGACGCCCCTGGCGTTCTGGGCGACCGTCCCCAAGCGCCACGTCGTCACGGCCGCAGTTGCGCTGGCGGTCGCTCTGGGACTCGCCTACAGCCGCGACGCCGAGCGCGACTGGGCCTTCGAGTCGCGAGCGGTCTGTTACGCGCTGCTGGCGCTGTTGGCGTGGATTCACGCGCCAGAGGCGCTGGTACTGTTCGTCCCGTTCGTGCTCGTCGACGTGGCGACGGCACCGGACAACGGCCCGCGAACCCTGGGTGTGCTCGGCGGGGTCTTCCTGCTGGCGCTCGTCCCGCTGTTGGTGACGAACACGCTCATCACCGGCGATCCGCTGACCGTCCCTCGAATGCTCCGGACCGTCGGCCAGGGGAGCGACATCTCGCTCACCGGCGAACTGGCCTCGGGTGACGGGTCTGGTGGCAGTGACACGACGATCCTCCCGCGATTCGTACGCGTCGGAATCGTCCTCGTGCAGTCCGCGGTAGAGCCACTGACGAAACTCCTCGGACTCGTTCGGGGCGGGATCCACTCGCTCCAGACCGACCCGACAGCCGCCTATCGAACGCTCGTCCGGAGCGGATACATCCCGGAGGTCGCGAACAGCGCTGAGGGGACTCCAGAGGCGAACCTCTCACTGCTGGAATCGTCGCCGGTTCTCGCGACGGTTGCGGCAGCGGTTTCGACCAGCCTCGTCGCGATCGAACGCGCAGTCGAGCGGCGATCGCTTCCCAGTGGGGTTACGCCCGCCGACGCGTTCCTCGCGCTCGCCGCCGTTGCGCTGACGCTCGTGTACATCGGTTCACTCCCGCTCCACGCTCAGGTGACCGTTCGGTACCTGTTCCCCGTCGCTCCCATCCTCGTCTGCCTCGCCGTGAGGCTCCCACCGATCGGGCGAGCACTCGACGCCCACTGGCGGACGGTGCTCTGGAGCTGGAGCGCTGGCGTGCTGATCGGCGGCCAGCTCGTCCTCGTCGCGCTCGTCGCGCTCGACGTGGGCCGTGCCGAAGCGTTCCAGTTCCACGCCGTCCTCGCTCTCGCCGTGGCGCTGGCTCTGGGCAGCTGGTCGTTGCTGTCGGTCGCGAGCGACCGCTTCGACAGAGTCGGCGCGGCACTGTTCGGGCTGGCGCTCGCGGCGTCGACGGCGTTCGTCGCGTTCACAGCGGTGGAGTACTTCGGCCTCGGTGGCGCACACGCCCTGCCGATGGTGCGCGCACTGGCCGACGCGATCCCGCTCCGTTGACGACGGGTTTTTGTGCTGGCTCGAAGTACCGCCGACATGGATCAGCTCAAACAGTCGCTGTTGGATGCACCTATCATCGAGAAGGACGGATATCACTACTTCGTGCATCCGATCAGCGACGGCGTCCCGATGCTGCGTCCTGAACTGCTCCGCGAGATCGTCATCAAGATCATTCGGAAAGCCGAGCTCGAAGACGTCGACAAGATCGTCACACCGGCCGCGATGGGGATCCACATCTCCACTGCGGTCTCGCTGATGACGGACATCCCCCTCGTCGTCGTCCGCAAGCGCCAGTACGGCCTCGACGGCGAGGTGTCGCTCTCGCAGGTCACCGGCTACTCGGAAAACGAGATGTACGTCAACGACGTCTACGAGGGCGACCGCGTGCTCGTGCTCGACGACGTGCTCTCGACCGGCGGCACGCTGGCCGCGCTCACGGGCGCGCTCGAAGACATCGGCGCGGACATCTGTGACATCGTCTGTGTCATCAAGAAAGAGGGCGGAGAGAACAAGCTCGCAGACGACGGCTACCACGCGAAGACGCTCATCAACGTCGACGTCGTCGACGGCGAGGTCGTCGTGGTCGACGAGTACGGCGACGACTAAGAGGAGCGGCGCGCGCTGTCGCGGCCTCCGTGCCGCGACGACCGTGTGCGAGGGATGAGCGACCGGCGGGAGCGAATCGGTTGGGGAGGCGTGTGGCCGTCGCGTCTGCTGGCCTGGCGGACGAACGGGCGAGGCGCGGTCGGCGGTTCTGCGCGGGCGCTATCGAACGAGCGGAGCGAGTGACGATATCCCGCACAGAACCGTCGAGCGAGTCGAGGGCGTTCAGGAGACGCTCCGCCTCGCCGTCGTGATACTGTCCGTTACCATGCAGACAGATTGCCGTACAGCAGATCGTTCGCGACGCTCGTCCGCTGAGAAATTGCCTGGGCAGACGTTCCTCACTCAACTGAGGGGGTACAAATCCACTCGGCGTAGATTTGCCGCTCGCGAGTTTGCTCGCGGCAAAATATAGCGGGAGGTGGATTTGAACCACGCCCACTTCGGTCGCGTCGCTCCCTCGTGGTCTGCTTCAAATCAACATGTGCTATTTCGAGCGACCAGCCCACTCGTCGCTACGCTCCTCGTTCAGTTGGTCGCTCGGAAAATAGCGGGAGGTGGATTTGAACCACCGATCTACGGGTTATGAGCCCGCCGGAATCTCCTGGCTATCCCATCCCGCTACTATCTCGTATCGTCTCCCCCCGATTAAGGGTTGTGATTCGGTCGTCCTCTGTGGGTTCCTCTCGCGGCACACTCACTCGTGGACGCGCCAGGTGAAGATGCTCTCGAAGACGTAGTTGACGAACATGGCGATCCCGATCGCGCCGCCCTTGACGAAGATCGGCCAGAGGTCGACCGGACCCACCGAGACGGGCACGCTGACCTCGTAGACGACGAGGACGGCGAAGAGAATGCTCCACTGCAGCGTCGACCCACCGGCACGGACGAGGTGCGAGCGCAAGAGGCGCGTGCCCAGCGAGCGGCGGTCGTCCTCGCCTTCGCTCGCGAAGGTCCAGTTGTCGTTGACGGCGAACATCACGAGAATCGCGATCTCGATGCCGACGGCGTTGGCGACGGCGGTCTGGACGCCGACGAACTGGTCGAGGACGACGAACGTCGTCGTGTCGAAGGCGGCCCCGACCGCACCGACCGAGGCGAACTTGCCGAACCGGACCCCCGAGAGCAACGATCGGAGGGGAGCGAGGCGGCTACTCATCGTTGTCGATCAGTGCGGGGCCCTCCTCGCGTGTCGCGGCGATAGCGGCGTGCAGACGGCTGTCGCTCAGTCGCTTCGCCCGGTGGCGTGCGCGCAAGAGCGCCGTCGCCATGTTCAGCGACGTTCGCACCGGCGAGACCGTCGAGCCGGGTCTGTCCTCCCACTCGATGGGGACCTCCGCGACGGTCAGCCCCAGCGCACCGGCGATCGCGACCAGCTCTACGTCCCAGGCGAAGCCGGCGTCGTAGAGGTGCGTGCGCACGTGCTCCCACCCCTCGGCCGTGATCGCCTTCGCGCCACACTGGTAGTCGTACAGCGACACGTCGAGCAGGTGGCCGGCGATCCAGGCGAAGCCGTCGCCCAGGAACCGCCGCGCAAAGGTCTGGTGGCTGCTGACGGTCGCGTCGGGGTGACGACGAGAACCGACCGCCAGGTCCGCACCGCCGGCCCTGACCCGGTCGATGACGTGTGCGAGCGAGGCCGCGTCGGTCGATCCATCGGCGTCGGCGAACGCGCGAACGTCCGTCTCGATCGCCTCGAAGCCGGCGGTGATCGCGGCACCCTTCCCGCGGCGGTAGGGGACGGCGTTGACCGCGGCGGGGAGCGCGGCCAGCCGCTCGGTGACGCCGGGTTCCGGGTCGTCGAGTTCGATACGGATCTGTGCCGGAGCCAACTGCTCGTCGAGCGTCCTGACGTACGAGCCCAGTCGATCCACGTCCGGTCGAAACGCGGGCACGACGATACCCACCGACTGATCCATTCGTCCGGGCAATCGAGACCGCGGCTAAAAACAGTTCGACATTCCCGCCGGCCACGGGGCAGTGCAAAAAGCGTATTATCGGTGGTGACGCTGTCCCCACTAATGGAATACGGTCTCGTCGCGCTCTGGCTGGCGCTCTATCTCGCCCTACTGGTGGCCGGCAGCGTCGTCACGAGCTGGCTGTTCCCGCGCTTCGAGGACGGGGGCTCGGGCGTCGCGGTCGTGCTGTCGATCGCCGTCGTCTGGTTCGTCACCTTCTTCGTCGGTCGGCTGTCGATGACGGCGGGGATCTGGCTGGGCGTCGCCGTGCTGGTCGGCCTGGTCGCTCTGGCGGGAAGCCGTGGCGTCGACCTCGATCTGGGGCGGATCGGCGAGAGCTGTCTGGTCTTTACCGGGGCCTTCCTGTTCCTGGTCGGGATGCGCGTGTTCGCGGTCCCGCTGGGCGCGAGCGACCCGGTGATCGCGCCGCTCCC
Above is a genomic segment from Halomicrobium sp. LC1Hm containing:
- a CDS encoding type IV pilin, encoding MDLKQLFNDDDAVSPVIGVILMVAITVILAAVIASFVLGLGDQTQTTPTASFSFDYDADDNEVAITHDGGDPIAASELYVRGTTDSGSGGTDLSGDNGNWKSGNPSGAVSGSNSEVVAGDSATVDIEDGFQAWELNVVYISDEGDSSTTLSSDSGSNA
- the hpt gene encoding hypoxanthine/guanine phosphoribosyltransferase, producing MDQLKQSLLDAPIIEKDGYHYFVHPISDGVPMLRPELLREIVIKIIRKAELEDVDKIVTPAAMGIHISTAVSLMTDIPLVVVRKRQYGLDGEVSLSQVTGYSENEMYVNDVYEGDRVLVLDDVLSTGGTLAALTGALEDIGADICDIVCVIKKEGGENKLADDGYHAKTLINVDVVDGEVVVVDEYGDD
- a CDS encoding glycosyltransferase, with the protein product MDQSVGIVVPAFRPDVDRLGSYVRTLDEQLAPAQIRIELDDPEPGVTERLAALPAAVNAVPYRRGKGAAITAGFEAIETDVRAFADADGSTDAASLAHVIDRVRAGGADLAVGSRRHPDATVSSHQTFARRFLGDGFAWIAGHLLDVSLYDYQCGAKAITAEGWEHVRTHLYDAGFAWDVELVAIAGALGLTVAEVPIEWEDRPGSTVSPVRTSLNMATALLRARHRAKRLSDSRLHAAIAATREEGPALIDNDE
- a CDS encoding GtrA family protein, producing MSSRLAPLRSLLSGVRFGKFASVGAVGAAFDTTTFVVLDQFVGVQTAVANAVGIEIAILVMFAVNDNWTFASEGEDDRRSLGTRLLRSHLVRAGGSTLQWSILFAVLVVYEVSVPVSVGPVDLWPIFVKGGAIGIAMFVNYVFESIFTWRVHE